The nucleotide window acactcgtgcgcgaatcagCGCGAAGCCAAATATACcaaagggtctaccgcgaacaccgaagttcgccaATGCAATTCTTTTATACCAAATTAATTCGGTGTTCAGGGTAGGCTCTCTGAGTTACCATCTATATGAGCTGTCAAATTCAAAGCACGTATTTTCCCAGgccttaaatataaaaaaatacataaatcttACCTTCAAGGGGTTGTCCGTTGAACGACCAGGAGATTCTGTGGGCGCCGCGAACTTTGcaggggatggtgacgtcgtcTCCAACCTTGGCGAGCATCACGGGCTCTGGCTGCTTCGTGAACTCAGGGGCCTCTGTGAAAGATAATTATATCGATGAATTTTTAATTTGGCCACGGTATCACGCGTGAAAGGGTGGACCAATTTCGCTAATACTTTTTTTGTTGTGTTTGTTATTGTCAGGAGAACGTTCTTATGAAAGAAAAATTAAGAAAGCGCTAAAAAAGGATAGATAATTATAGGTGAAACGAAGTTCGCCGGGTCATCTAGTTAAGTATATAAATTACCATCAGCTGGTTAGAACTAGAACCCATGACTGGTTTTAAAAGGAACACTCCTTGGCCATAGATCGCCGGCGCTGCAGAGTTCAAGTaccgtaaaaatataaaactttgccctttaacataactataatatgtaccttTGGTATATGTTAATGTTAAGTTTCATGGCGCATTGGATCTGTCTGTAAGGTcatgtaaacatttttcaataaaataaaataaaataaaataaaataactttgcccatcgcgtcacagttcagtaaggCTAAATATTtcggttttactaaactgtgaCGCGGTACTCGCGGTGGGCAAacttatgttaaagggcaaaccTTTACGTTTAGGGTATATGAGAAAGGAAATATACTCAAACACACCCAActagtcagtagaaaaaggcgcgaaattcaaattttctatagaagatcaacccttcgcgcctacatgttttaaattttgtcGCCTTTATGTACTGTCAAAGAGGTTGTATCAGATGTTTAAAACATAGTTCATCTAAGGTGGTTTTCACTTCACTAGCGCCGCAACCGGAGCGGGGCGAAGACTACCTTTAGATgaactattttttaaataagtatactCTGGCTCAGAATGAAAAATATAACTTCCAAATTGTCCGTAACGTAACGCTCAGCTTCAAGCTTTTTTGCATCTTATAGCACTAATAAGTCCGATGAGCAGAGGGCGGAATTGCTCATGGCAAAAATCAAACGTCAATAGAGTTGGAACGTTGAATTTTATCGACTATCGAATAAACTGAAATTATATTTACCTagcgtatttttatttatttattataacaaaacTAAACCTCAACTCCATAAGCAAACAATAGTAGATTTCATATGAACATTACGgaataacatttaaataaaatacaatataaaacgataattttaaaaactactTTATTAACTACGTAAGTTTCAATAATACAACCTAAGGATTCAAATCACCTGTGAACTAATTTTCAtcgtataaaatgtaaaaggtGACTGAACTTATCGACAGCTGAAAAAGTCGATAAAATTCAACGTTCCAACTCTATTGACGTTTGATTTTTGCCTTGAGCAATTCCGCCCTCTGCCGATGAGACACTCCGGTGAAGAGTAAGCTTAATCTTATGGATTCTTGAAATTCCTTCTTCCTGCTAGACAGAACTAAAATCTTTGTGGTAACTTTAGAACTCTAACAAGCACATCCTACCATTATTTGCATTTTGAATACTCACGTTGGACAGTCAGCTTGATCTTATGGATCTGCGGCTTGCCAACACCATTGTTCGCGACACACTCATAAGTCGCGTCATCTTCGGCCAACGCCTTGGTGATCCAGAGGCGGCGGCCCGCGCTGCGGTTGCGGTGggtttattttgaatttgaacgtTGAACAGTCAGCTTGATCTTATGGCTCTGTGGCTTGCCGACTCCATTGTTCGCAACACACTCATAAGTCGCGTCATCCTCGGCCAACACCTTGGTGATCCATAGGCGGCGGCCCGCGCTGCGGTTGCGGTGCGTTTATTTTGCATTTTGAATACTCACGTTGGACAGTCAGCTTGATCTTATGGCTCTGCGGCTTGCCGACACCATTGTTCGCGACACACTCATAAGTCGCGTCATCTTCGGCCAACGCCTTGGTGATCCAGAGGCGGCGGCCCGCGCTGCGGTTACGGTGggtttattttgaatttgaacgtTGAACAGTCAGCTTGATCTTATGGCTCTGCGGCTTGCCGACTCCATTGTTCGCAACACACTCATAAGTCGCGTCATCCTCGACCAACGCCTTGGTGATCCAGAGGCGGCGGCCCGCGCTGGGGTTGCGGTGCGTTTATTTTGCATTTTGAATACTCACGTTGGACAGCCAGCTTGATCTTATGGCTCTGCGGCTTGCCGACACCATTGTTCGCGACACACTCATACGTCGCGTCATCCTCGACCAACGCCTTGGTGATCCAGAGGCTGCGGCCCGCGCTGCGGTTGCGGTGCGTTTATTTTGCATTTTGAATACTCACGTTGGACAGTCAGCTTGATCTTATGGCTCTGCGGCTTGCCAACACCATTGTTCGCGACACACTATCATACGTCGCGTCATCCTTGACTAACGCCTTGGTGATCCAGAGGCTGCGGCCCGCGCTGCGGTTGCGGTGCGTTTATTTTGCATTTTGAATACTCACGTTGGACAGTCAGCTTGATCTTATGGCTCTGCGGCTTGCCGACTCCATTGTTCGCGACACACTCATAAGTCGCGTCATCATCGGCCAACACCTTGGTGATCCAGAGGCGGCGGCCCGCGCTACGGTTGCGGTGCGTCACGCGGTCGCCGGGTTGACCGTTCACGTTGGTGCGGGTGCCGTCGCGGGAGATCTTGAACCAGTCCGGGTGGGCCATAGGGCTGGGGGTAATAACATTTTATgagatcatttttttttaatctacatATTTAAAAGGAGCCTTTATCAATGAGACATGTCGGCTCCGTTGGGCTCTACATTTGAGTTTCAATAAGTGTTactagatataaaaaaaactgtacaCGAATTTCGCAGTTTTAGACAGGGGTTCCGCCAATATCGAGTGGAATATCCCAACATCAGTTACTGAATGTATAGCCCCTAGCTTCAAATAGTTGTGCCCTGTTGTCTCGAGTCCGAACACATTCCATTAGGAAGTGCTGtactataaccgcgaaaatcgaagttcgcaaattgcgggcatttttctctgtcacactaattacgacttcattggagtaaaagagaaagatcccagcaatttgcgaatttcggttttcgcggtagcccctctgtacaTCCTCGACAGAGTCGCAGATATCGCAGTTGGGCGACTCTGCTATCCTCATCAGATGAGCAAACTTATGCtcatagagttagatcaagaaaactctgcagagattttgacagcacacacagtgcaggtgttattttaaaagtcaatcttctatgaaattatgacgtataagtaacacttgcactgcgtgtgctgtgaCACGTGTCACAAATctctgtagacttttcttggtcttactctatTCACTAACAATAtccccctttttagggttccgtacccaaagggtaaaaacggaaccctattactaagactcctctgtccgtctgtcgccaggctgtatctcatgaaccgcgatagactagacagttgaaattttcacagatgatgtgtttctgttgccgctataacaacaaatactagaaagtacggaaccctcgtagggcgagtccgactcgcacttgtccgttttttacattttttaaatatgtttaaaattaagtaataccttttaatttttattttaatatggtCTTTCTTTTTTCAGGAGACTTCCTGCTCTGAGGGTaagaaaataatgttgtttcCCTGTCTTTCTTACCAGCTAGAGTAGCTTAGTACTTATAGTGGATAGTGGACgtattcatggtataataatatactccgcctggtactccattcccgtcttttctaggtcacctaagtgacacaagcctacgtcatcatgcgacagcgctatatgataatatgcgatagcgctatatatagcggccatgttattgtgacgtaggcctgtgtcactctgggaatagaagaccatgttttattagactatggacgtattgtcacggaaacgtacgaacgtgtcttgatatttcagtcagtctcggtacaaaaagtactgaggttgactgaagtagcacaacaaatacgaacgtttccgagaaaatacgatggaaaacaattatgcactacatctgtactctgtacatacctattacctaactacctataccacagaataagtaattaatagtaggtactaccgtacagaaaggacactttttacaaaaccgaagtttgacagcgattgacctttctaacttatggcactatccctttcgaatatttaggattgtcaaaattcaagtaattatcttatttgtgatcgtgcacgcaaagggacgtcaagttgtgtcaaccctaataattgctcggagcaatgctgagccgaacggagccgagtttgcctaAACCCTAGCTGCACCAAAAACACGATCAAACATTAGTAAATAGGAGCAATTTTCTAAAGACTTACGTGCCACCGTAGATGCAGTACATCATGACGACGATGTCTCCAGTCTTGGCTGTCATGTCCTTGCTCAGGTACTGCGGCGTCAGCTCTCCGCTCTTGTGTCCCTTGGCTGGAGTCAGGTCCTACAAGCAAACTTACGTGCCACCGTAGATGCAGTACATCATGACGACGATGTCTCCAGTCTTGGCTGTCATGTCCTTGCTCAGGTACTGCGGCGTCAGCTCTCCGCTCTTGGGGCCCTTGGCTGGAGTCAGGTCCTACAAGCGAACTTACGTGCCACCGTAGATGCAGTACATCATGACGACGATGTCTCCAGTCTTGGCTGTCATGTCCTTGCTCAGGTACTGCGGCGTCAGCTCTCCGCTCTTGGGGCCCTTGGCTGGAGTCAGGTCCTACAAGCAAACTTACGTGCCACCGTAGATGCAGTACATCATGACGACGATGTCTCCAGTCTTGGCTGTCATGTCCTTGCTCAGGTACTGCGGCGTCAGCTCTCCGCTCTTGGGGCCCTTGGCTGGAGTCAGGTCCTACAAGCAAACTTACGTGCCACCGTAGATGCAGTACATCATGACGACGATGTCTCCAGTCTTGGCTGTCATGTCCTTGCTCAGGTACTGCGGCGTCAGCTCTCCGCTCTTGGGGCCCTTGGCTGGAGTCAGGTCCTACAAGCGAACGTTGATGGGTATTCATACTTTTTAGTAAAACATAAGGGGTTAATAATACATCTATTACCGATGTAGTGTattattgttttccatcgtattttcgcggaaacgttcgtatttgtcatgctactacAGTAAACCTCAGTGCTTTTTGTACCGAAATAGAATTATCCGTGAAATTACGAAGGAAAGTATTATAATTATGCACTAGTTACATCTGTAAGTAAATATCCTTCATAGAGTTGGGCCAGCGACTCCAGCGAGTCGTGCTTTGTATCACTTTCActgcaccttataaaacaaagtcccccgccgtgtctgtctgtttgtgttagtatgttcgcgataaactcaaaaactactcactgaacggattttcatgcggttttcacctatcaataggaAGGTTTAGATATatcatttgttaaggttttgtgtaacccgtgcgaagccgcggcgGGTTGCTGTGTCCTATAAAACCCTTACCTActcatctatctatctatctatctatatataataccagtataatacctttaaacgagcaattcttgtttatttatttatatatatatttcgaggatttcggaaacggctctaacgatttcgatgaattttggtatatgggggttttcgggggcgataaatcgatctagctaggtcttgcctctgggaaaacgcgcatttttgaatttttatatgtCTTCcgtgcaaagctcggtctcccagatattaacaGTTTGTTCGACACAATTTGACAGgcaaatttttttacaaatataataaattgtttCTCAATATTAAACGAAACAGGTAATAGTTAACATAAGTTGAGGTAGAGCTTTAAGTTACTAACCTCAATGATATGTTCCGCAGCGACCAACTTATCATCTGCAGCCTGCGTCGCAACCAAGCACACATACTTCACATCCTTAGAAACATCCTCCTTAGTCACATTAGTAAAGTACAGATCACCCTCCGGCGATTCCAGCAGCCTCTTCTCCATAATATCCAAGTATTTGCCATCCTTCCCTTGTCTGTACCATTCAATGACCGGCTTAGGGTAGGCTTTGGTTACTGAGCATTCCATTTTGAACGGCTTGCCTTCTTCAGGCGTGTGCTTCTGAAGGGTGTACTTCGGGATATCTACGAAGGTTTTCTTGACGCTGATGGGTCTAGAACCAGCGACGCCTTCAGTCGATGTGGCTAGGCATTGATATACGCCCTCGTCCGAGTCCTTGGGGTTGTTGAAGATGAGAGTCCCTTCGCCGGCGCGCATTTTGATGTCTTGGGATTTCTCGTTGACGGGGAACGGTTTGCCGTTTTTCGTCCACGTGTAGCTGTTGaacattatttaatttagtaatcCTACAGAAATTGACTGTGATATAAACTGAGCCACATTACTAGGGGGTTGTGcatgcacaaatcacgcgaggtgttttcggctacgttttgaccccccccctcttggtgatatttggtgaggtttttggctacctccctccccccacacaacctcacgtgttttttttttcattcgacctaattttaagataaatagtattgtatatagaaaatcttgtttatttttctattttcgttaaatagactcgctattttgaagcgcagagtgaagatttatgtttaacgaaaccgagaagaagtactactcatgtggtaggtttttttttcttactttcgttcactgtagaaaaatacacgtgaggtttccttatacccccctcccccaacgtgatctatcgtgattttttcgtgatcccccctccccctatggaacctcgcgtgatttgtgcacaagccctagcTTGTACTATGACAAAACAGATAAGGCTATACTGACTCAGTATGACTCaagcataaataaataaagccaAGGGAAGTTTACATTTTGCTTGTGGTAAAAGCAGTGTAACAAATCTGAGCTATAAATGTGTGTGAGGTGAAATATATGCACAGGCGTCATCTTTAttgttttcatttctcatgctctgaaagagggtcattgctgttctaaaaggtgtgcagaaaatgatacgtttctgcactagagcattttaggttccaagtaggtacgatttttttttacgataagcaattcaaatttgggtataaatggatttgtgatacaatttccattctgatatttgactcgcCATTCTACTTATAAATAatgatacttttgcctaaattgttaattgaaagtaccctcaaaaatactataaaaaagtatacttagtcatgttttaaaaaaacacatgcattttactttcctcgtattcgtaatgaaaagtagagtgactcgggtgaaaggcatcatttcagcctcggactattggcgctcgaacgcatcaggcagaaatgagtgcctttcatccgttggttaacaatctaccaTTGGTTTCTATTGTTAATTCAAGTTGAACACAATGTGATGAAGGGTACCTATATTAAGGATTCGTTCCACTTCCAGGCGATGGTTCGATTCAGTTAAAATCTTCAATGATCGATTCATTTGAAATTGGActatgtaattgaaaataatagACATAATAGTCAGTTGGTTAGGTCTTACGACTCACTCTACGGTTTAGTCGCGGCGATttatatctcagccaaataaaaaataatgcgtcgtatgaggaaattaaaagactggcacaagaaagaaatgattggcgattactccaccgacaagagcaaaacTCTTAAGATTTGCTTTAAATATACAAGTCTGGAAACAACCCGGAGCAACATGGTAGTCCCTGACGAGGTTTTTCAAAATGGAGTGTACAGCTAGGTTTCTAAAGAGTCCATAGCGGGCATGTAATACCtcgcaggcgtccataggctacggctACCTCTTACCAAGTCTGTTGTCGTTAGGCGTGGTGGTGAGGGGATGGTGAAAGGGTGCGGTTTGGTGGACGGTGACGGCGACCTCCCAGGGATCTCTGACGCTATAGTCtgttctgtatctttaggtatttaaaaaaaagtaaacaaacaatttgtacattttcgggtagttataacatttattggttaaccaaccaaatgcAAAACCGCTTGATAAGATTGTCGTGGACGGCGGTGCTAAAAAGAAATTTATACTCGCAGATTACTATACTTACCCCGTTCGTCCGTAGTCCTTGTCCACAAAATCTAAAGCGGTTTCATGATATATTGCGGCGGAGCGATATGTATTTAACTTGCAGGATTCttcttatttaaatacttaatatGCGAAAGAACAGATCCGATGCGGCAATTTTCAACAATGAAGGCTGTTCTCAGTATGTCAATATGTCATCGTCATGTCTAGCTAGGTGGCCAGCAGTCACCgtagagtttttattttaaaaaaggtCGAAAGGCAATTTTGGCGCAGTAGAGCCACTACcgctggatcagtcactgaaccattatttgatcatgtaatgttttcaactaccgtcaactggcttaaggagccatttgagggtagattttgtttacttttatttaaatacctaaagatacagagtatacagATATcttagtatatatgtatatactcaCACAACTTTGTCGTTGGGCGTGGTGGTGGCGCAGGGGATGGTGAAGGGGTGAGCTTTGGCGGACGACACCCGGAAGGTGACTTCGCGGGGAGGCTCCTTGAGGACCGGCAGGTTGCTGTCCACGGGCTGAGCGGCGCCTGGATTCAA belongs to Cydia splendana chromosome 26, ilCydSple1.2, whole genome shotgun sequence and includes:
- the LOC134803075 gene encoding hemolin-like; translation: MAVKVFLLFAASAALCAAQPVDSNLPVLKEPPREVTFRVSSAKAHPFTIPCATTTPNDKVVYTWTKNGKPFPVNEKSQDIKMRAGEGTLIFNNPKDSDEGVYQCLATSTEGVAGSRPISVKKTFVDIPKYTLQKHTPEEGKPFKMECSVTKAYPKPVIEWYRQGKDGKYLDIMEKRLLESPEGDLYFTNVTKEDVSKDVKYVCLVATQAADDKLVAAEHIIEDLTPAKGPKSGELTPQYLSKDMTAKTGDIVVMMYCIYGGTDLTPAKGPKSGELTPQYLSKDMTAKTGDIVVMMYCIYGAKGPKSGELTPQYLSKDMTAKTGDIVDLTPAKGHKSGELTPQYLSKDMTAKTGDIVVMMYCIYGGTPMAHPDWFKISRDGTRTNVNGQPGDRVTHRNRSAGRRLWITKVLADDDATYECVANNGVGKPQSHKIKLTVQREYSKCKINAPQPQRGPAGRSLWITKALVEDDATYECVANNGVGKPQSHKIKLAVQRDAGRRLWITKALAEDDATYECVANNGVGKPQSHKIKLTVQQTHRNRSAGRRLWITKALAEDDATYECVANNGVGKPQIHKIKLTVQQAPEFTKQPEPVMLAKVGDDVTIPCKVRGAHRISWSFNGQPLEVKEPTDTLTLSKVQKKDNGYYACMGSSDVGDVYAETLVHVA